In Lentibacillus amyloliquefaciens, one DNA window encodes the following:
- a CDS encoding GntR family transcriptional regulator: MSLRIDSRHLYLQVIDQIKRDIKSDKYKTKQKLPSEFQLSKELGVSRATLREALRILEEENIVTRRHGVGTFVNPKPIFSSGIEQLNSVTYMIEQSGKKAGSQFLSTEFLEATEDERLKFAPKNVSSLSKVERVRTADGEPVVFCIDKLPEGLIPLDRVHKADSIFKLMEEFSGKEIAYAVTYIEPVGYHDRIYEILKCDPDQSLLLLKQMHYTDSDEPVLYSANFFRPDIFSFHVLRKRM; the protein is encoded by the coding sequence ATGTCGCTGAGAATAGATTCGCGACACTTATACTTACAAGTTATCGACCAAATCAAACGCGATATTAAAAGTGACAAATACAAAACAAAACAAAAGCTGCCTTCTGAATTCCAGCTTTCAAAAGAATTAGGTGTCTCCCGCGCTACTCTCCGCGAAGCTTTACGTATTCTGGAAGAAGAAAATATTGTAACACGGCGGCATGGTGTGGGGACGTTTGTCAATCCCAAGCCAATTTTTTCATCGGGGATTGAACAATTGAACAGTGTTACATATATGATTGAACAGTCTGGAAAAAAAGCAGGATCACAATTTCTCTCAACTGAATTTCTGGAGGCAACAGAGGATGAACGGCTTAAATTTGCACCAAAGAATGTTTCTTCACTGTCAAAGGTTGAACGCGTGAGGACAGCTGACGGTGAACCTGTTGTCTTTTGCATCGATAAATTGCCTGAAGGATTGATACCTTTGGACCGAGTTCATAAAGCTGATTCAATTTTCAAATTAATGGAGGAGTTTTCAGGGAAAGAAATAGCTTATGCGGTAACCTATATTGAGCCTGTTGGTTACCACGACAGAATCTATGAAATTTTAAAATGTGATCCTGATCAGTCATTATTGCTTTTAAAACAAATGCACTACACTGATTCTGATGAACCAGTGTTGTATTCAGCCAATTTCTTTCGCCCTGATATATTTAGCTTCCATGTTTTAAGAAAACGTATGTAA